The window TGTGATTATTCTCATTATTCTTATTATCATAAAATTCCCTTATTTTCATAATACAAAGCAGTATACTTtgcaaattttcttctttaaaaaaaaataattctctatAAATTCAGCGATgtgaaaaaattgcaaaaaaatcCCCTAAAATGCCCCTAAGAAAAACACGGGGTTTATTCGTGTCGCGTTaatgtagaggaaaaaaaattctttttgtaCTTTTGAGACGATTTTTGAGAATTTCGGCGTTTAAAAGCCCGGCGCCCGGGAGGCACCGGAGCCGCGCCGGGCAGAGCGGGGTCGGGGCCGCCGCGGGGTCGGCTCGGCCCCCCGCCCTCACAGGGCTgccggccccggggctgccgcccGCGGTCACACCGCCCTCACAACTCTTTCACACGCTGTCTGGCGCTCAAAAGGCAGCGCGGGCAccccggggccgcgggggcGGCGAGGGGGGACCCCCGCGCCATTTCacggcgctgccgccgccccggAGCGGCCCGGCCGGCGGgtccccggccccgcggggctccccgcgcccggcccggcccggcccccgcccccgGCAGCGCCGTGAGGGCAGCGCGGCCGCGGCGCTGCCCGGCGGCGGCGGAAGGCGGCAGCGCTAAGatggctgcggcggcggcggcgcgggcggccCGTACCTGTTTTCTCCTTGATCTCGCAGAGGACGCTGAACAGGGCGGGTTTCATCCTGTGGCAGTTCAGGGCGTGTTTCCTTGAAGAGAGCACAGGACAAGCGGTTAACGCCGGGCTCCGGCAACATGGCGCCTTCCCGAGCCCCGCGCTGGGGCCGCGCGCCCcggccgggggtcccggggccgcGGGCAGCGAGGGGCGGCCGGACCCTCCCTCACCCCGCTTCACTTTTAAACCGAATTATCTTGGTGCAAACGCCGCCCTAACCGCGGGGATAAATCACCCCCCACACCTTGTCCCCGTCCTGCGATATTAGAACTGATTTATTAAggaggatgggggggaggggatgGTGCAGAGTTAACAttgtttttgtatttattgTGATTTAATACGGccagggtttggtttgggttttattcacacacacacacccccctctcctgcagcagtATCTAGTCAGGTTTATAATTCATCTGCCGCCACTTTgagacaagaaagaaagaaagaaagggacaAAGTTGTACTTTTAGGGATGGCCGGCCGGACAGACAGACGGACAGACGGCGGCGCAGAGGCCGGTGTCCACCGGACAGTGTCCAGCGGGAACGGGCAGGGATCAGCCACTGCCTCCCGCGCACCACAGCAACGGCAGAACCATCGCATACTTCTCCATTTAttatatctaattttttttaaggaaagaaatcaTTAAATAGCAACTTTGGCTCTGCCTTGGCTGCTGGTAATTTCTCCTACGGCCCCAAGAAGTTGCTCTTAATTGTGAGACTCCGGGTCTCcgcagaggagcaggaagaagagaaacaaaaaccacacacacacaccaaaaataaaactaaaaaaaaataataataatgataataattaaaaaaaaggacaaggTTTAATTAGACGAAACCAACTTTGCTTGTGCCTCATCCAGGCTTTGGTCAGTGATGGTCATGATCTGATGGAGGATGTCGCCGATGTCCTGCTTCCTGCCGTCGCCGTCGGCCCCTTCGTGTCCGTGGGGAGGCGGCAGGGCCATGCCCCCCTGCACCGAGTGCCCGGCCAGGTTCACGCCGGCCAGAGTCTGCAGCATCCTGGACTGATCGTCCATGGCtccgggccgggccgcgctcCGGGCGGTCACGGCAGCGCCTGCCCCGCTCAGTCCCAGTGCCGCGCTCCCGACCGCGCTCTGCACACACACCACAAAAacaagggggagaaaaaaaaaaccaaacaaaacaataaaaaaaaaaatgtagtattTGTGTTTTGACCGGATCTCAGCTGTTTATTCCactctcttctccttcccaggGCAGTAAATCACTCTCTTCTTTAGTTACAATCttctttcatcatcatcatattGGTGCCTCGGATAAATGAGCTGAGCAGGTTTCTGTGAGGTTTTCCTGGTACAATCTTCCtccaaagcttttttttttttcccctttttatttttattgtcgCTTTTTATGTCTTTCCCCACTTGTCCAAAAATCTTCTttgaaaaaaggcaaaattaaaaaaaaaaaaattaaatacaaaatcaaaaaaactcGCTTTCAAATCCTTCAGAAGTTGAGAGGGTGCAAACAGcaaaacccacaacaaaccAGCGaacacccccacccccaaattgcaacataaaaaaaagccaagaaaacacaatcatagaggggaaaaaaaaattaatcgcCCTCCCCCCCAAATAACAAACGATCCCAAGTCTGTGCACGGGGGTGAGACAGCAGCAATCAAAAGTTTGAACTTGTGCAAAGAAAAGAGCGGAAATAACGGGGAAAgaactgtaaaaaaattaattacacaCTCTCTGCAAAGCAATGTGCAAAAATATCGGCCCGCCGGAATTTATGAGCCCCGCGCCCGGTGCCCGCGCGTGTTTTATGTTGTTTGATGGCCGCTCCGGTGAGGGATTGACAGGCTGCCAACGCCACTCACTCACCGCAGACGTGTCACCCTGTGAAGGAGCCGAGCGGCGCGCGAGAGGGAGCGGAgcgcgggccccgccccgccggccccgccgccccgccccgcccgggccccgcccgccccgctccgcccgcgcTCCTCCCGCCGGGCCCGGTGGCGCCCGCGCTCCCGCGgcgcgggggggcggggcctcGCGTGGGAGCGACGTCAGCGCTGGCCAACCGCCGCGCGCGAGGGCGGGCGCTGGTGGGACGCCGGCCAATGGgcgcgcgcggggcggtgccgcGTCCGCCCGCCCCCGGGTAGGCCCCGCCCGCAGCGGAGGAACTTGTGATTGGTCTGTTCGAACGGTCACGGGGCGGGGCTCGCGGCCCGGGCCCGCCCCCGTTGCCGTGGTGacgccgggccggggccgcgcggccCCTCTGGGAGCGCtgggcccggcccggccccgtTCGGTTCCGTTCCGCTCGGTTCCCCCGCCGCTGCCCGGCCCCGGAGCTTCGGCCCTGCGGTGGAGCCCGGGCGCAGGATGGAggcagctgctgtgccaggccCGCCCGTGCCCCGAGCGCAGCCCCGCGGAGCAGCTCGGGCCGTGCGTTGCCGGGGCtaatttcaaattacttttttgcAAATCTGCACAGACCCCCGAAATGGGAGCAGAAAAAAGCACAGGCACCAAGGGTAATTAACACTTCATTCTCTGAAGGGTTATCTGCAGATCATTGCCACCCCACCCAAATTGTCCTCTCGTGGGACACCCCTCATGCAAGTACCCAGTTCCTTTAATTCTGACCTATTTTTTTCACACTTTGGACAGTGTGTAACACAGCTGTTACCACAGAGACCTCTCAAGGAAGGGAAACCACGTGTAGCTGTGATAAAGAGCCACAGTAGCAATTAAAATGATCCTTAACTCGCTCTATCTGTGGCGGATGGTTTCAGTGGAGCCATGTCCAAACCTCATCCCTGTCTGGCCTTCCTGGGTGTCTGCTGATGCCTCCAGCTCGGTGTTGCTCAAGCagagctcccagctcctctcaATCCCAGCTGACATCCCCACACCTTCACTCGGGCCCTGGATGCCATTGTGTGATCTGGAACCCTTTATCCATCTcaccgggaatgggaatggcTCCTGTCAACAAGTCTGTGCTCTCACTGTTCCTCCTAGCAATTAACAAGTTCATTCACATTCCAATTGCCTTCCATTTTGATTATCCCACCATTGTCCAGTCTGAGCCAATGAATTCTCAGGGTCATCCAACTTTACTACTACTGCTACTCCAAAGGCATTTTATTATTGGTATTATTGCAAATATTTCACAGATCTGTTTGCATTTGGACCGAGTGCAAAGTCTCACAGATGGAAAGGACAGTTCCACTGGCATCTGAGCCAAACAGGATGGTGCTGCCTGGCCAGCCCTGGGCTCAACCCACCCCACAGGGACCTGCTCAGTCCCACCACGTCCACacaaagctgctgtgctgcGTGAATTTTTGTACTGTTTTGTGAGGCTGAGTCCAGtcatcccagagctctgggccctgccagctgcagccaggggctccctgggacctgccctgtgctggggcagctccagtgcctgccCTTACTCCCCCACTGCTGCCAGACAATGTCACCTACTCTTCACAAGGACTTCTGCTCAGGTGCCCTGGGTGACActtgtgctgtgctgttccctgtCCTTCTCAAAGGCTGTTTTTCGATGTGTGCAGCTGCTGAGACTACCAGATCAGGCTTTCCTCTGGAATTAACCAGCAGTCTCATTACTTCCACGGGAGATTGTGGAGCCTGCACCAGCAAGCCTGGAAAGGTGACAGGGACACACGGCCACCGGGCCAGGAACAGGCACCGACAGgaaaaggaaccctgggagCACCAGGGAACATGCACGGCTCTGGGGGACCGGGGTGTGAGGTGGGGGCCCCTGAGGGTGGCCGGGCTCAGCTGCTCGCCCAGGCAGCCGTGTAGGGTCAGCCCAGGGCTACCCGAGCTCCGGGATAACCCACGGTCAGTCGCTGCCCTGTGCAGCTGTTACCTCTGTTTCAGGTTCCTCCCCTTTGCATTTGTACATCGAGTGCTACCCGGCAGGTTTGTTTTAAAACCATCAAACAAACACAAGCCTCACAGTGTTTCAAGCAAGAAATCGGAATTAAGATTGGCGCGATCCCCATCGGAAAAGCCTCCCGTGTGCGGCTGCGGGTGTCGCCGGTACCAACCCGGTGTTTCAGGGCCTCGGTGGCCGTGTGTGACTGTGGCGCTCCCGgtgccgctcccgccgccgccccgcccgtTCCGCGCCGTCACTTCCGCAGCCGCGGCGCTTCCGGGTCgcgcgcggccccgcgcccgtCCCGCCGGCCCGGACCCGGAAGCGGctgcgcggccccggcccggccccggagcggcggcggcgacGCCGGTAAgtgcggggtggggggggccggggctgccgctccccgcggccccgcgggctGCTCCGCGCCGTGACCCCCGGTGGTGCTGCCCGGGCCCGCCGCGGGACCCCCGCCCGGTGCGGTGCCCGGCCCCGGGGGTGTCAGCCCGCCCGGGACATGGCTCGGGGCCGCCCCGCGGGGTCCGGGCCGGGAGGAGCCGGGCGAGGGGCAAACGGAGGAGCGGGTCAGACGAGCGTCCGACAGCGAGGGCAGCCGGGAGCAGGTGAGTGGGACGAGCGGCAGAGCGGGCGCGGGCCGGGCGGGGACCCCGCGCTGCGCTGGGAGCTCCGGGCACCCGCAGGGTCTCAGCCTGGTACCCTCACTTCGTGGGAATCACCCCTCACACCCCCCGTGCCCCTGTCACACGCACCCTGTCCCTtcccctggctgctcctgcagcccgcAGGGgagggctctgcctgcccaggtgTTCCCAGAAGGGCACTTTTGACACGATCGCACCCAAATGTGTTGCTGGATGGGGCTCTCGTTTCTTCACCTGTTGGCGAGTGTCATCAGTCCTGGCGTCTGCACCGCAGGAACAACGTAATGGAGCAGGAAAGGTGTCCGGGAGACACGGCAATGAGTCGATTTCAGTGCTAGTGGAAGTTTGGTGATTGCCTAAATGGAGATGCCAGAGCCAAGCTTGGATTTCCTGACTGGGTTCTACACAATTTTAGGCGTCAGGGGGATTATCAAGTAGATGCAAGGCTGGGAATTAGACTCTCTCAGTTACGTTTCCAAATTCAGAACAGCTCCATTCACGGACACTTTTTTTGGgttagattaaaaataaattgagatCAGCGTCTACATATAGACTTGTACAGAAATAACTGAAGCAGGGAATTAGAACCAATTTAGTACGTTTCTGTCTCAGTCATGTTTCAGGTCTCTGTTATTACACTCTTTCCTCATCTGTTTGTTGGTTAAACTGTTTCACCCAGTTGCAACAAGTAGCAAGtgttaaaataacaaataacaaATGTTAAAATAACAAGTAACAGCTGCGATCTTGTGTGCATTTCTTGTTGGATCAGCAAAAGCCTCAACAGGTGAAGCAGCCTGGCGCAGGGATCTGCCTTACACATTCTGTAGCAAGAATTTTGCTTCTGAAGTTGTGAGCATGAAAGTAGACACTCGTATGGAAAGGTCAGTTATAGCAACAAATGGGACATCAAATGAACAGGATACGAGTCACAGCCCTGAGTAGGACCAGCCCATCTCCCATGTGGCAGCTCTTTTTGGAGATCACAGAGTCATTGAGGTTGGGAAAGCCCTCCAAGACCATCAGGTCCAATCTTTGACCCATCCCCtccttgtcacccagcccagagccctgagtgccacgtccagtcattccttggacacttccagggatggggactccaccacctccctgggcagccccttccaatgccccaccaccctttccagaaagaaattcctcctgacgTCCACAGTTCCTTCTGATGTCCAAGGGCAAATGGCACTTGCTGAGGAAGGCGGGGAGAGCTCCCGCTCTCTTCAGTTCTTGCCTTTCAGGTGCTGGGAGGGGCAGGTTTGAGCTGTGGGGTGCAGGGGTGTGGGAGCAGAGCTCTCACAGGGCTGTTGGTGTGCCCCACACCCGGGACGTGCCGTGCAGGGAACTGCTGCCTCAGCTGTGGTAGCAGCAGTTCTCGAGGGCTTTTCTGTTAGTGCCTCTGACACAGACCCCAAGCTGTGTTTTAATAttaattgtgtgtgtgtgtgagctgaGGAGCTCCATATAACTGTGGTGCCTGGCTGTTCACTGTCTGTCAGCTCAGTTTCTTATCCAAGGCAGCACAAgggcaatccctgccttgttgTATCTGAACCCGTTAttctaaaagcaaaacaaagctcCTTGAATATGTTTTGTGTGCTGTTGAAGGAGACAGATCCAAAATTAAAAGCCAGAGGAACGGCAGATTCATGTTTTGCTGGAGAAATGTGAAACTGTCTGGTTCCATTTGACATAGAGTCCCAAAGGGGCTGGAGGTCTCAGGCATTTTTAAGTAGGTCCGTGAGCATTTCTGAAATCAGAAGCAGCTCGCACCCTGttatattctaaaaaaaaaagtgtcatttttatggaataaaaatgttttcatgcaCTCAGAAGTACAATGgcaacaaacagaagaaaatgcaaaccCAATAGTGTTTGTTTTGACAGGTGCTGCTGTTTAGTGCCCAAACCCCGGGTGAACCCAAGTGCCCAGCAGTGTCGGGGCCCAGCGAGCCCCTCTGTGGTGccagtgcagagctgtgcataggctgtgctgaggatctgTGGGCTGGCTGGACCTACAGCATGTCCCAGGCTGTGTCCCAGGTCCAGCCAAGGCAACCTCTGTGAGCCTGGAGACCCCTCTGCGTAAAACCCAACCAGTGCAGCAGCTCTCAATACAGACAGGAAAAAGGTGAAGCTTTCtgctttgttgggtttttcaAGATTGAAGCTTGCATAGGTGTTTATATTTATTAGGTTTTTTAGGCTGTGGAATACCCCACTGAGAAGTGACAAAACAGAAGCTCTAGTCTAATCTTTGAGCAGTTCCAGCCTGTGCTTTCATCCTTCTGTCTGTGAGAAGAATTTATTTATCACAGAATTTTatttatcacagaatcccagaatgggttgggttggaagggaccttaaagcccatctcgttctaccctgtgccatgggcagggacaccttccactatcccaggatgctccaagccccatccaacctggccttggactcttccagggagggggcagccacagcttctctgggcaacctgtgccagggcctgcccacccttgcagggaagaattccttcctaaaatCTAACCATGTCCTCCATGAGTTTGAAGCCATTGCTCCTTGTTTTATTACTgcaggcccttgtaaatagcccctctctgtctttcttgcaggctcccttcagggACTGGAAGGACACAGTTAGATCACCCCTgggccttctcttctccatgctaAATAATCtcagttctctcagcctcttcccataggagaggtgctccatccctctgatggTCTTGGTGGCTTCTTCCAGACTCGCTCTAACAGGTTGATGTCCTTTAGGAATAAATGTTCAAGCTCAGcaaattgtttttaaagcattttaggCATATGAGTGACAGCTCATGTTCCTCATAAAAGTGCAGTTGTTGAACATGTTCCTTTCCAACTTTCCATGAAAAAGTCCTGTCAGCTTCACCCACTCCTGGACAGGGACTGCTgttccccattcctggaaaagAGCCTTCATCAGGAATAAGAGTAAAGGGAAGTGCTAATGTGTTATTTAAAAGGTATTCTGTGTTTGTTACTTTAAAGTCAGAACAGTTAAGCCTCAAAAATTAACTCAAATACTCAGATATTTTTTCTGGATAGTAAATTCTCCTGTACACATGCACTGAAATTGGGTCATGGGGGCTCGGGGGTGGTGGGTCACCCCAGTGTGACCCTGCAGCTGTGGTGTGTGTCAGGGAATGCCTGCAGCCAGCATGAAAACCCAAGCATAATCAAGGCATTAGAAATTAAGCAAAGTGTTTGCACATATTTAGATGAGGCAAAGCCCAGGCAAGATGCTGCATCTCGGAACGGCCTCGATCCCAGCGTTCAGCACAATATCCGAATGAAAAATGACAACACTTTGTCATCTGTTCAAATTGATATTGCACTCTCGGCAGTGACAGCTGAAAAGGCCCACAGGTGCCATATAAAGAGGTGACCATGTTGTCATATTTCATTTAGGcatccctctgcaaagccataaTTACCTAATTAGGTTGTTAATTAGGAGATTAGCATTTCACTATATTGATAGAATGCTCTTTGCAGGCATGAGTCTAGATACAGATTTGTCTGCCCTAATTTATAATCTCTGCATTTTTATacttatttatttgcttaaaatCTTGATGCAAGATAGCTCAGGTTAGTGGAGAATCAACTTGTCCACAATTAAATGAAGATTTGACAAGATCAGGAAAGAGGAGAGCGAACACTTTCCATACATACCCCAatattttctccctcctctaaagctgaataattaaaatatcGGAATTGGTGTAATTTGCATCCTGATTAATATGACAACAAAAATATAGCCAAATTCCAAGCAGTTCAGAAATACAGAGCTAATGCCAGATTGATTTACAGGTCTGGAAATGAACAAATAATTTGTTGGAAGTTGTGTGTAATGTAGTGTTTGCTCATCATAACTTCCCAATTCCAGTCTCCCTTGTGAGAGAGCCTCTTTAAATGACTGTAAATGATTATTTCCTTTCTAATGATAGGACCCAGAGTGTGAGTGACAGCTTCTCCAGATAAGTATTCACTCTTAAATGCACTTGAGCTTTTGCTGAAACATAGACTTGAATGTTCATATATTGGAGTTCACTTTCCTTTATCCTGCATGCCCAGGGTCTGTCTGTGTTTGAGAGGTTGATTATTTGTGCTGCTGCAAATGCAGATAACCAGAACCATTTCTTTTGCAATTGCAGACAGAAGTTCACTgggaaattatttcatataaCCTGAATCATAAATTTTGAAGTATGTTTGCGCCATCCTGTTCCTGCTCATATGAGGTTGGGGGGAAAATCAATTTTTACTTCTAATCTGCTCATCTTTTTCATTAGTTTTTAAGATCACTTTAAAGAGCTCCAGTCAGAGGTGTTTGAGTCCAGTGACTATGGAAGCCCTTGAGTGATAAGATGACCTGTAATGGTATATAATTCTTCCAGCCTTTTGTTTTGAGTTTGTTGGTAATTATTTTGGATCCAGGTCATACCTTCCACAAGTTGTGTCtttggaatatttttgtttacCTTGAATTGTTTATTACTTCTTCAAGGAGGGCAGtgaattaaaacatattttcttctaaaaaaaaaaggaagctacAGCTTTGCAGAATAGGAGAGAGGAAATTTTTTCCTACTTCTCACttcttattttataatttagaGAGGAAAATGTCTTGCAGGAATTGGCTTGAGAGTTTTGTGAAGAATTTAGAGCTGCTTTTAGCCATTTGAACTGAAGGATTCTTATTCCATTGAAATTGGTGGAATTTCAAAGTTGTAGCTCTTTCCTGCAGCAGAACATTTTTAGTTGCTTTGCagttttctctgattttattgTTTCTTACAGCTTGTTTAGAGGTCTGTGAGCAAATTTCGTTTGTGCTCTGTGTGATATATTTTAAAGCATGAAAGGCAAAAATACCAACACTTTGTGTGAGGCAAATATTTCCTGTACTCTGAGCAGTGGTGGATGCCATGGAAAGGCAGTGCTGCCTGGGCACTGTAGGAACAGTGTCCTCAGGTGGAGATGCCCCGGTGGCACCACACGGCTTCGGTTTCTGCCCTGGAGTCTGTGAACTCCTCCCGGGTGTGGGAGTGCCTGTTGGCACTAGTGTCACTTTGCCAAGGGAAATCCATAGTTCTGCTGGAAAACCTGTCAGGAGCctgtgggtgggagcagggctgggagcagtgggTGGCAGGGGTGGGGTCCTGCCCCAGTGCTGGCAGGTTTGGAGGTGACACACAGCCTGGGGGCACCCGTGCAGTGTGGGGGCAGTGACGAGACCCTCGTGCTGGGCGGCGAGAGGGAGGGGTTTTATCAAATTCAACCATGTGTGTGTGAAACAAGCCAGAAAATTCGTTCCAAAATAACTGTTTTCCTAAAAGTAAGGTAAGCTGCACTCAGCATTTTTCATGCTCAAGGTCACTGGGTTGCTCTGAGAACAGCAGTGGGCAGGGGCTGACACCTGGTCGCAGTCCCCCCAGTCGGTGGGTCCAGCACGGAGCGGGGTCCCcgctgtgcctgctgctgtctgtgctggatGGGAAGGATGGCAGTCGTGAGGTATGGGTTTAACTTGTCCTTTCCCCTTATCTCACACTTGCCTCGGTATCTCCTTGTCACCTGAGTAGGTTAACATGCAGATATGAATACTTCGGGTGGGGTTTTGGGTGGGGAAAGAGGAAAGCGAGacaatattttaataaacacaGTGCATCAAGCAAGCGGGAGGGTCACAAGAACAGTTAACATGTTGTGATGATGAAGTTGCCTCCCCAAATTCAGCTGTGTGTTTAAGGTACAATCTGTATAGCTGCAGATCCTTTTTCAAGACCTTTGTGTCACCTCCTGAGAGCGGGCTCGTTTGTTAGCGCGCTCTGAATTCCTCATTGTGTGCCGGGTTATGAATGAGGCTGATCTGCATAAAGCCCTGCTTGCCTGGCTGGGCGAGTCTGGCGCTGCCATAAATATAGCCGTGGGGTCCTGGAAGAGGAATACTGCCCATAAAAATAGTAGACTGAGATGCAGCTGTCTGATTCTGCTGCAAAGTTCCTGGGAATCCTGGCGAGTC is drawn from Pseudopipra pipra isolate bDixPip1 chromosome 20, bDixPip1.hap1, whole genome shotgun sequence and contains these coding sequences:
- the SLC2A8 gene encoding solute carrier family 2, facilitated glucose transporter member 8 encodes the protein MTLANSEGTRLRPCGCPELPAQRGVPARPAPALPLVPLTCSRLPSLSDARLTRSSVCPSPGSSRPGPRGAAPSHVPGGLTPPGPGTAPGGGPAAGPGSTTGGHGAEQPAGPRGAAAPAPPTPHLPASPPPLRGRAGAAQPLPGPGRRDGRGAARDPEAPRLRK